From a region of the Podospora pseudopauciseta strain CBS 411.78 chromosome 7 map unlocalized CBS411.78m_7, whole genome shotgun sequence genome:
- a CDS encoding uncharacterized protein (EggNog:ENOG503NVT0; COG:J): MTSATSGFAPEAGHGPIPTTTTNTGGMATVYNTATGTESNTGSDARDNVLHAHRQSHNSSKLPAFRFADLKRDPIVLPSLIHNNNLNHADTDENDRDDNSNPPGENQHNHPDLNASAPPQQAQTHQTHQTHQTRSIPGLLSRENLHQISSAHNLSSDKPVVAFETPLPDAQNSSSNSTPQHQHRHQHQHQPALTKTRSLKFQFVPSAATATATATATTIAPANNNTTTTTSTITTTTTTAAPAPAIVTFTANSTDPSAAGTKRPASFSDTPRPVASLYANKASQLSCIATPVTKRRLTASAAVQETPSSVPRPSPSLTRLRPTESGDSNQTAVPESTTKEWAQGQRDLLLPKEGDDPEEPERKKPRPPSSYKPPASTAGSTASGRAAVPPLRGYRSSIFRKSVVIDMRDRRVAETAYGQESNSNQRDKTLRALEGRTDDQFSRLSPQETGDMTTTTDNDNTADLFLRIASETSTRKVPEFKGKVEDPSAVPSRITRISHRRPLSTAIATFQANSPPQLARRLSDQRETTRSRQRAESNTAQQMTRELAYRTSARDKLNPIMTSSTTTTTITATEDPSPRTVSIRTPLKPSAITTPRSIQFQDTLSESASAYQRRRQSLTANNENQPSSARAPQYRSSNLAQSRIYHSSPLVPKPMIPSKDDPIPSTETNQGVEGNESSSSTAAPSTVWDELDDLKSRINRLELTGKMPSSSGAAMSRSSDENRPPTATTNATTMSASPKRGSGASASQPNVNSSFTSNTSSNRGETQPLLISALNKTKGLVGSEAFSAMESAANDVLALTTMLGTSGQPGPISSGASAIGYGSNNGSVTDRQLRRKADGICRSLTELYIALADELSQKQSTGSSNKREREEDGPASPTSARRPVVLNTVAAAASRRQSAAADAVTPLPPKSPRAPTSLEVKRQSILAAASAPSAPSAASQRYAAVPGTPVDSAGAGRKSSLLLGRARRAGTEEPEDSGRRSSLHLRTRRATTEEPEDQPQQQQQQQQQQQQQQSTPVPRTEAGRKTSLLLRTRKTMNDVDDLDGDSSRYRTPSRAVTEVNSSFRSSGAVTASAPRESARSPPDLLDLPSASSSALPRRRLVPSSLNARLIVPAVSSGSGPTTPIPRRYLERGTPMRESSSVANGDAADRIIIEEGRRGEQRQFLQLSSGGGLGRSNSLNSRRREGSGIPMVRESRVELMQGREREYR; this comes from the exons ATGACATCGGCCACTTCAGGATTCGCTCCTGAGGCGGGCCATGggcccatccccaccacaaccaccaacacgGGCGGCATGGCTACAGTGTACAACACAGCAACTGGGACAGAAAGCAACACTGGCAGTGATGCCAGAGACAACGTCTTGCACGCCCATAGGCAGAGCCACAACTCGTCCAAGCTGCCGGCCTTTCGATTCGCCGACCTGAAAAGGGATCCCATCGTGCTGCCCTCGCTAATCCACAATAACAACTTGAACCATGCGGACACGGATGAGAATGATAGGgacgacaacagcaaccccccTGGCGAAAATCAGCACAACCACCCGGACCTGAACGCGAGCGCACCACCCCAGCAAGCCCAaacccaccaaacccaccaaacccaccaaACCCGCAGTATCCCTGGTTTGTTGTCGCGCGAGAACCTCCACCAAATCTCCAGCGCCCACAATCTCTCTTCCGACAAGCCCGTCGTCGCATTTGAAACACCACTGCCAGATGCGCAAAATTCAAGCTCCAACTCTACaccacaacaccagcaccggcaccagcaccagcaccagcccgCCCTTACCAAGACTCGATCGCTAAAGTTTCAATTCGTGCCATCCGCTGCCACTGCAACTGCGACTGCGACTGCGACCACCATTGCGCCCGCTAACAACAACACtactaccaccacctcgaccatcaccaccaccactaccaccgcTGCGCCTGCGCCTGCGATTGTGACCTTCACTGCCAATTCCACCGACCCATCCGCCGCCGGCACCAAGCGCCCAGCGTCGTTTTCCGACACCCCCAGACCGGTCGCCAGTCTGTATGCGAACAAGGCATCGCAGCTGTCCTGCATCGCGACACCTGTCACCAAACGGCGATTGACTGCCTCCGCTGCCGTGCAGGAAACACCCTCCTCTGTGCCCCGCCCGTCTCCGAGTCTCACGCGTCTGCGGCCGACCGAGTCTGGCGACAGTAACCAAACCGCCGTGCCCGAGAGCACTACCAAGGAGTGGGCGCAAGGTCAGCGGGACTTGTTGCTGCCCAAAGAAGGCGACGACCCAGAGGAGCCCGAAAGGAAGAAGCCGCGCCCTCCCTCGTCTTACAAACCACCGGCTTCCACCGCCGGCAGCACTGCCAGTGGACGCGCCGCCGTCCCTCCACTCCGAGGTTACCGGTCTTCGATATTCAGAAAGAGTGTGGTGATCGACATGCGCGATCGTCGGGTGGCCGAAACCGCATACGGCCAGGAATCCAACTCGAACCAGCGCGACAAAACTCTTCGTGCCCTTGAGGGCCGCACAGATGACCAATTTTCCCGTCTATCACCACAAGAAACCGGCGACATGACGACTACAACAGACAATGACAACACGGCTGATCTCTTTCTGAGAATCGCCAGCGAGACATCCACACGAAAAGTGCCAGAGTTCaaggggaaggtggaggacCCAAGTGCGGTGCCT TCCCGCATCACCCGCATTTCGCACCGCAGGCCGCTCTCTACTGCCATCGCAACCTTCCAGGCCAATTCCCCACCCCAGCTTGCTCGTCGTCTTTCCGACCAGCGTGAAACAACTAGATCCCGCCAGCGGGCAGAGAGCAACACAGCACAGCAAATGACGAGGGAACTGGCCTACCGGACGAGTGCTCGAGATAAACTCAACCCCATAatgacctcctccaccaccaccaccaccatcaccgctACCGAAGACCCTTCCCCTCGCACCGTGTCGATTCGCACACCACTGAAGCCCTcggccatcaccaccccgaGATCGATTCAGTTCCAGGACACTCTCTCGGAAAGCGCTTCGGCCTACCAGCGACGAAGGCAATCGCTTACTGCTAACAACGAGAACCAACCGTCCAGCGCTCGGGCGCCCCAGTATAGGAgctccaacctcgcccagtCGCGAATATATCACTCGTCTCCGTTGGTGCCGAAACCCATGATTCCCTCCAAGGATGACCCCATTCCGAGCACCGAAACCAACCAGGGCGTCGAGGGCAACGagtcctcctcgtcgacgGCTGCCCCATCTACAGTGTGGGACGAGCTGGACGACCTGAAATCACGAATTAACCGGCTCGAACTCACAGGCAAAATGCCCTCGAGCTCTGGTGCTGCCATGTCCAGGAGTTCTGACGAAAACCGCCCCCCGACTGCCACGACGAATGCCACCACTATGTCAGCATCCCCCAAGCGCGGCTCCGGTGCTAGCGCCTCGCAGCCAAACGTCAACAGCAGCTTTACCAGTAACACATCATCGAACCGGGGCGAGACTCAGCCCTTGCTGATCTCTGCTCTCAACAAGACAAAGGGTCTCGTGGGGTCCGAGGCGTTCAGTGCGATGGAATCTGCCGCCAACGATGTTTTGGCTCTCACGACAATGCTCGGTACTTCAGGCCAACCGGGGCCTATTTCTAGCGGTGCCAGTGCCATCGGATATGGCAGCAACAATGGTAGCGTTACTGACAGACAATTACGACGGAAAGCAGATGGCATCTGCAGGAGCTTGACAGAGCTCTATATTGCTCTTGCTGACGAGCTTTCTCAGAAGCAAAGCACCGGGTCCTCCAATAAgcgggaaagggaggaggatgggccGGCGAGCCCGACGTCAGCGAGGAGACCGGTGGTCCTAAACAccgttgctgctgcggcttCCAGGAGGCAAAGTGCCGCGGCGGATGCCGTCACACCACTCCCACCGAAGAGCCCGAGGGCACCGACAAGCCTGGAGGTCAAGAGGCAAAGCATTCTTGCCGCTGCTTCTGCCCCATCAGCACCCTCTGCTGCTAGCCAGAGGTACGCCGCTGTACCTGGCACGCCTGTGGACTCTGCCGGTGCGGGGAGGAAGTCatcccttctcctcggcagGGCAAGAAGAGCAGGAACGGAAGAGCCGGAGGATTCCGGCCGGCGATCATCGCTTCACCTAAGAACCCGCAGGGCAACAACTGAAGAACCGGAGGATcagccccaacaacaacagcagcagcaacaacaacaacaacaacaacaatcaaCCCCTGTCCCGAGAACGGAGGCGGGAAGGAAAACATCACTGCTGCTGAGAACAAGGAAAACAATGAACGATGTCGATGATTTGGACGGCGATTCTAGTAGATACCGCACCCCCTCCCGCGCCGTGACAGAAGTGAACTCGTCGTTTCGCTCGTCGGGGGCCGTCACCGCCTCGGCTCCTAGGGAAAGCGCGAGGTCGCCGCCTGATCTGCTTGATTTGCCTAGTGCATCGTCGTCTGCGCTcccgagaaggaggttggtCCCTTCGAGTCTGAACGCGAGGTTGATTGTCCCTGCGGTGAGCAGCGGCTCCGGGCCAACGACGCCGATTCCGAGACGGTATCTGGAGCGGGGGACGCCGATGAGGGAGAGCAGCAGCGTGGCGAATGGGGATGCGGCGGATAGGATCATtattgaggaggggaggaggggggagcagAGGCAGTTTTTGCAGCTTTCGTCGGGGGGTGGGCTGGGGAGAAGTAATAGTTTGAATAgtaggaggagggaggggagtggaATTCCGATGGTGAGGGAGTCGAGGGTTGAGTTGATgcaggggagggagagggagtatagatga
- the HUT1 gene encoding UDP-galactose transporter (EggNog:ENOG503NV81; BUSCO:EOG09264F1U; COG:P) gives MARTKAAPIRREPSSEYTAGELKRTASGRVVEDENGTVAEKVEREIADAVVVVTKPGKKEAGVVTLVVCVAGIYASFLTWAYLQEKLTTTTHGPNKERFKFSVFLLTIQSLFAGLGGLLFTWVSTPKGEKMKSPVPNRGILPPLLLVAVTNALAAPFGYAALGHIDYITFILAKSCKLLPVMALHVTVFRKRYPLYKYLVVAAVTTGVAVFTLHSGSKKHKAGGGGNSGQTGWGMLLLGINLLFDGLTNSTQDYIFGADRSYTGPQMMAANNLLSGALTGGYLVMSPWLVRTGVGRWFGMDVAGGGGELVAALEFLARHPRVWRDVLGFAVCGCVGQVFIFHTLSTFSSVLLVTVTVTRKMFTMILSVIAFGHTLSQMQWLGVGLVFGGIGVEAQIARKEKLAKEAAKKAAKAGKKE, from the exons ATGGCTCGCACCAAAGCCGCGCCGATCAGGCGGGAGCCGTCGTCTGAGTACACCGCCGGGGAACTGAAACGGACGGCGAGTGGACGGGTTGTCGAAGACGAGAATGGGACGGTGGCGGAAAAGGTGGAAAGGGAGATTGCAGACGCcgtcgtggtggtgacgaagccggggaagaaggaggcgggCGTGGTGACGCTTGTTGTCTGCGTGGCGGGGATATATGCCTCCTT TCTAACCTGGGCCTACCTCCAAGAAAAACTCACAACGACCACCCACGGCCCGAACAAGGAAAGGTTCAAGTTCTCGGTTTTTCTCCTCACAATCCAGAGCCTGTTTGCCGGCTTGGGCGGGCTGCTCTTCACGTGGGTGAGCACACCCAAAggggagaagatgaagagtCCGGTCCCCAACAGGGGGATCTTGCCACCGTTGCTGCTTGTCGCGGTGACGAACGCGTTGGCCGCGCCGTTTGGGTACGCCGCTTTGGGGCACATCGACTACATCACGTTCATCCTGGCCAAGTCGTGCAAGTTGCTGCCGGTGATGGCGCTGCATGTGACGGTTTTTAGGAAGAGGTACCCGCTTTATAAATACTTGGTTGTTGCGGCGGTCACGACGGGGGTGGCGGTTTTCACGCTGCATTCGGGGAGTAAGAAGCACAaggcgggagggggagggaattCGGGGCAGacggggtgggggatgttgctgttggggatCAACTTGCTGTTTGACGGGTTGACGAACAGTACGCAGGATTACATCTTTGGGGCTGATAGGAGCTATACGGGGCCGCAGATGATGGCTGCGAATAATTTGCTGAGCGGGGCGCTGACGGGGGGGTATTTGGTGATGAGCCCGTGGTTGGTGaggacgggggtggggaggtggtttgggatggatgttgctgggggtgggggggagctggtggcTGCGCTGGAGTTTTTGGCGAGGCACCCGCGTGTTTGGAGGGATGTGCTTGGGTTTGCGgtttgtgggtgtgtggggCAGGTTTTTATTT TCCATACGCTCTCGACTTTCTCGTCGGTGCTGCTCGTTACTGTCAcggtgacgaggaagatgttCACCATGATTCTGAGCGTGATTGCGTTTGGACATACGCTGTCCCAGATGCagtggttgggggttgggctggtgTTTGGTGGGATTGGAGTTGAGGCGCAGAttgcgaggaaggagaagttgGCCAAGGAGGCTGCTAAGAAGGCGGCTAAggctgggaagaaggaatag
- the HEK2 gene encoding RNA binding protein, heterogenous nuclear RNP-K like protein (EggNog:ENOG503NW5E; COG:A) has product MSAPQDSVPSNGADLNESFDQLKLNDEPRLGPDGEPAPKTDEEYAQTQMTLRAIVSSKEAGVIIGKAGKNVADLRDETGVKAGVSKVVPGVYDRVLTITGGCEAISKAYAKVASALMEGAPAMGMGGVVAANGTHPIKLLISHNQMGTVIGRQGLKIKHIQDVSGVRMVAQKEMLPQSTERVVEVQGTPEGIQRATWEICKCLVDDWQRGQGTVLYNPVVRTGTGAGAPAMGGASSYPQERAPYGGSSRVTRTGNGADFSNGGPRQYNRRSDSDAAQRGPPTHDENGEEIQTQNISIPADMVGCIIGRAGSKISEIRKTSGARISIAKAPHDDTGERMFTIMGSAKANETALYLLYENLEAEKIRRQEMQQSGQVSA; this is encoded by the exons ATGTCTGCCCCTCAAGACTCTGTCCCGTCCAACGGCGCCGACCTCAACGAATCCTTCGACCAGCTCAAGCTCAACGACGAGCCGCGCCTTGGTCCCGATGGAGAGCCGGCTCCCAAGACGGACGAGGAATACGCACAAACCCAGATGACCTTGCGGGCTATTGTGTCTTCGAAGGAAGCTGGTGTAATCATTGGAAAGGCTGGCAAGAATGTCGCTGATTTGCGTGATGAGACTGGCGTCAAGGCCGGCGTGAGCAAGGTTGTTCCCGGCGTCTATGACCGTGTTCTTACCATCACCGGCGGCTGCGAAGCCATCTCCAAGGCCTATGCCAAGGTTGCCTCTGCTCTGATGGAAGGCGCTCCTGCTATGGGCATGGGAGGCGTCGTCGCTGCCAATGGAACTCATC CCATCAAGCTTCTTATCTCTCACAACCAGATGGGCACCGTTATTGGTAGACAAGGTCTCAAAATCAAGCATATCCAGGATGTGTCGGGCGTGCGCATGGTTGCGCAAAAGGAAATGCTGCCGCAGTCTACCGAGCGTGTTGTCGAGGTCCAAGGCACCCCTGAGGGCATCCAGCGTGCGACTTGGGAGATTTGCAAGTGCTTGGTCGACGACTGGCAGCGCGGTCAGGGCACTGTCCTCTACAACCCTGTGGTTCGCACAGGAACTGGCGCGGGCGCGCCGGCGATGGGAGGTGCTAGCAGCTACCCTCAGGAGAGGGCCCCCTATGGCGGTTCATCCCGTGTTACACGGACCGGCAACGGCGCCGACTTTAGCAATGGCGGCCCTCGCCAGTACAACCGTCGCTCCGATTCCGATGCTGCTCAGCGCGGCCCTCCCACACACGACGAGAACGGCGAGGAAATCCAGACGCAGAACATCAGTATTCCCGCTGATATGGTTGGCTGCATCATTGGCCGTGCTGGTTCCAAGATTAGCGAGATCCGCAAGACTTCTGGAGCTCGCATCTCGATTGCCAAG GCCCCGCATGACGATACCGGTGAGCGCATGTTCACCATCATGGGTAGCGCCAAGGCCAACGAGACGGCCCTCTATCTTCTGTACGAGAACctcgaggccgagaagattCGTCGCCAGGAGATGCAACAATCTGGTCAGGTTTCTGCTTag